The Streptomyces achromogenes genome window below encodes:
- a CDS encoding RICIN domain-containing protein, with amino-acid sequence MPNRAPHHRPPHGRCHTVTAAFLTLIGCLAALLLPAATAHAATVSFTLGATRTDQNGNTLQLHGLGIVRVGSIWYGFGEDKTGEASTDTSFQDIPCYTSTDLANWTYQGQALSRQSSGDLGPDRVVERPKVIYNASTSTYVMYMHIDSRNYSDARVGVATSSTPCGPYTYRGSFRPMGNLSRDIGLFQDTDGTGYLMSEDRNNGLRVYQLSADYLSVGSLVTTLGSGGSGGSVESPAMVKVDGRYYVFGSHLTGWSLNDNIYATATSLSGPWSAFRNFAAPGTRTYGSQTANVITVQGTSGTTYIYAGDRWDPGNLGESKLIWLPLTIRGTTVNLGQYPTWSLDASAGTWTPDSGVPTNAVHTLTNAGSSLLMDVASGSTATGAKIIQWQSNGGDNQKWTLNRVADNIFTLKSVKSGLCLDVPSRSTAENVQLQQWTCNGGTNQQFAADLVGSLTGTKFMLVNVNSGLTIGVDSTSTTAGAGVVQLTGANAAGQQWTMS; translated from the coding sequence ATGCCGAATCGAGCACCCCACCACAGACCCCCGCACGGCCGGTGCCACACGGTCACCGCCGCGTTCCTCACGCTGATCGGATGCCTCGCGGCTCTGCTGTTGCCCGCCGCGACCGCCCACGCCGCCACCGTCTCGTTCACCCTGGGCGCCACCAGGACCGACCAGAACGGCAACACCCTCCAGCTGCACGGGCTGGGCATCGTCAGGGTCGGCTCCATCTGGTACGGCTTCGGCGAGGACAAGACCGGTGAGGCGTCGACGGACACGTCTTTCCAGGACATCCCCTGCTACACCTCGACCGACCTCGCCAACTGGACCTACCAGGGCCAGGCCCTGAGCAGGCAGAGCAGCGGCGACCTGGGACCGGACCGGGTCGTGGAGCGGCCGAAGGTCATCTACAACGCGTCGACCAGCACGTACGTGATGTACATGCACATCGACAGCAGGAACTACTCCGACGCCAGGGTCGGTGTGGCGACCAGCAGCACCCCCTGCGGCCCGTACACCTACCGGGGCAGCTTCCGGCCGATGGGCAACCTCAGCCGTGACATCGGCCTGTTCCAGGACACCGACGGCACCGGCTATCTGATGAGCGAGGACCGCAACAACGGCCTGCGCGTCTACCAGCTCTCCGCCGACTACCTCTCCGTCGGCAGCCTGGTGACGACCCTGGGCAGCGGTGGCAGCGGCGGCAGCGTCGAGTCGCCCGCCATGGTGAAGGTCGACGGCAGGTACTACGTCTTCGGCTCCCACCTGACGGGCTGGAGCCTGAACGACAACATCTACGCGACCGCCACCTCACTGAGCGGACCGTGGTCGGCGTTCCGCAACTTCGCCGCTCCCGGCACCCGCACCTACGGCAGCCAGACGGCGAACGTCATCACCGTCCAGGGCACCTCCGGCACCACCTACATCTACGCCGGCGACCGCTGGGATCCAGGCAACCTGGGCGAGTCGAAGCTGATCTGGCTTCCGCTGACCATCAGGGGCACGACGGTGAACCTCGGCCAGTACCCCACCTGGTCCCTCGACGCGTCGGCGGGCACCTGGACGCCCGACTCCGGTGTGCCCACCAACGCGGTGCACACGCTCACCAACGCGGGCAGCTCCCTGCTGATGGACGTCGCGAGCGGTTCCACCGCGACCGGCGCCAAGATCATCCAGTGGCAGTCCAACGGCGGCGACAACCAGAAGTGGACGCTGAACCGGGTCGCGGACAACATCTTCACCCTCAAGAGCGTGAAGAGCGGTCTGTGCCTGGACGTCCCGAGCAGGTCCACCGCGGAGAACGTCCAACTGCAGCAGTGGACCTGCAACGGCGGCACCAACCAGCAGTTCGCTGCCGATCTCGTAGGCAGCCTGACCGGCACCAAGTTCATGCTCGTCAACGTCAACAGTGGACTGACCATCGGCGTGGACTCCACCTCCACCACGGCGGGCGCCGGCGTCGTCCAACTGACCGGCGCCAACGCGGCCGGCCAGCAGTGGACGATGTCGTGA
- a CDS encoding glycoside hydrolase family 97 protein has translation MRIPSSPTDAETDPGGRPPALSRRGLLKGTAVAVGAAAVGVAATGTAAAADASVTASAPDGSTTITMSLTGGTLSWSAKRRGASVVNTSALGLKLSDGTMLGRSGTVVTNYQHWTVNNTWSPVYGRNATVRDWHQEMRWNLQDTATRINFSVQIRAYPTGVAFRYVLLDRGVATVADELTTFVLPDSTLVYSARDEDAYNPVAPGSIPSTGTSGTDTGPLTDLPLTATYANGALIACICESSRVNFPRLMLSSVSGQPNALAAHLMEHTARGGGTVQTTSTVTTPFATPWRAVVTGSTHSELVDNAELVLNLAPANVLSDTSWIKPGKVFRCQLTTAAGLAGVDFAVARGMQYIEYDSGWYGPERGTADATRSIPEIDLPTVLSYAAGKGIGLLLYVNPMALADADSLFGLYRSWGLAGVKLGFINDGTQAMTNQITAWAKTAAKYNLLIDMHDDVRPFGYERTYPNWVSMEGVRGNEQFPTASHNVTLPFARNVGGPMDYTICYGQSRDQTTNAHQMAMAAVYYQPLNFIYWYDSPSKFSNTANWPGLPWFDAIPTTWDESHTLAGSIGQYVAVARRKGAAWYLGAMTNESARTLSLSLSFLGSGNWTATVYADGTPGASAYQTPVVVSTRTVTSATALGMAMAPSGGQAVMLKPS, from the coding sequence ATGCGAATTCCATCAAGCCCGACTGACGCAGAGACGGACCCGGGAGGGCGGCCCCCGGCGCTTTCCCGGCGGGGACTGCTCAAGGGCACGGCGGTCGCCGTCGGTGCCGCCGCGGTCGGAGTCGCTGCGACGGGCACCGCCGCCGCAGCGGACGCCTCGGTCACCGCGTCGGCCCCCGACGGCAGCACCACGATCACGATGTCCCTGACGGGCGGCACGCTGAGCTGGTCGGCCAAGCGCAGGGGCGCGAGCGTCGTCAACACCTCGGCCCTCGGTCTGAAGCTGAGCGACGGGACGATGCTCGGTCGCAGCGGCACGGTCGTCACCAACTACCAGCACTGGACCGTCAACAACACCTGGAGCCCGGTCTACGGCCGCAACGCGACCGTCCGCGACTGGCACCAGGAGATGCGCTGGAACCTCCAGGACACCGCCACCCGCATCAACTTCAGCGTCCAGATCCGCGCCTACCCCACCGGTGTCGCCTTCCGGTACGTGCTGCTGGACAGGGGCGTCGCCACCGTCGCCGACGAGCTGACGACGTTCGTCCTCCCCGACAGCACGCTCGTCTACAGCGCCCGGGACGAGGACGCGTACAACCCGGTCGCCCCGGGCTCGATCCCGTCCACCGGGACCTCCGGCACCGACACCGGCCCGCTGACCGACCTCCCGCTGACGGCCACGTACGCGAACGGCGCTCTGATCGCCTGCATCTGTGAGTCGTCCCGGGTCAACTTCCCCCGCCTGATGCTGAGTTCGGTGTCCGGCCAGCCGAACGCACTGGCCGCCCACCTGATGGAGCACACCGCCCGTGGGGGCGGGACGGTCCAGACGACTTCCACGGTGACCACTCCGTTCGCCACCCCCTGGCGCGCGGTGGTGACCGGCTCCACCCACTCCGAACTGGTCGACAACGCCGAACTGGTCCTCAACCTGGCCCCGGCGAACGTCCTGTCCGACACGTCGTGGATCAAGCCGGGCAAGGTCTTCCGTTGCCAGCTGACCACCGCCGCCGGCCTGGCCGGCGTCGACTTCGCCGTTGCGCGCGGCATGCAGTACATCGAGTACGACTCCGGCTGGTACGGTCCCGAGCGCGGCACCGCCGACGCCACCAGGTCCATCCCCGAGATCGACCTGCCCACCGTCCTCTCCTACGCAGCCGGCAAGGGCATCGGCCTGCTGCTCTACGTCAACCCCATGGCGCTGGCCGACGCGGACAGCTTGTTCGGCCTTTACCGGAGCTGGGGCCTCGCGGGCGTCAAACTCGGCTTCATCAACGACGGCACCCAGGCGATGACGAACCAGATCACCGCCTGGGCGAAGACGGCGGCCAAGTACAACCTGCTGATCGACATGCACGACGACGTTCGCCCGTTCGGCTACGAGCGCACCTACCCGAACTGGGTCAGCATGGAGGGCGTTCGAGGCAACGAGCAGTTCCCGACGGCCTCACACAACGTCACGCTGCCCTTCGCCCGCAACGTCGGCGGACCGATGGACTACACCATCTGCTACGGCCAGTCACGCGACCAGACCACCAACGCCCACCAGATGGCGATGGCGGCGGTGTACTACCAGCCGCTCAACTTCATCTACTGGTACGACTCGCCGTCGAAGTTCTCCAACACCGCGAACTGGCCCGGGCTGCCGTGGTTCGACGCCATCCCCACCACCTGGGACGAGAGTCACACCCTCGCCGGCTCGATCGGCCAGTACGTCGCGGTCGCCCGCCGCAAGGGCGCCGCGTGGTACCTGGGTGCGATGACCAACGAGTCGGCCCGGACGCTGTCGCTCTCGCTGTCCTTCCTCGGCAGCGGCAACTGGACGGCCACGGTCTACGCCGACGGCACACCAGGCGCCTCCGCCTACCAGACCCCCGTAGTGGTGAGCACCCGGACCGTCACCTCGGCGACCGCGCTCGGCATGGCCATGGCACCCTCTGGCGGCCAGGCGGTGATGCTGAAGCCGAGCTGA
- a CDS encoding maleylpyruvate isomerase family mycothiol-dependent enzyme: protein MRDFLPEGLGQAIRETASAIAALLDGATDMSVPVPGLEWTVGETAAHLALANGLMAGLASGQERPYGDGTPHGLAAANAQSLVEFPERTAKPLAAMIVEQADVFLDAVDRAVADGTAGRTLATPLGPMDQDILASYLLTHMLGHGYDLARGLHRPHMINEIRVGLCLPFLKTAMPRVTASSTLTARYTVRVRGGAPFGVTFTDGTVEVLPDPPERSDCTILTEPVAFLLIALGRLGPWQAMARGAVLAWGRKPWLAPRFPTLFVAP from the coding sequence ATGAGGGACTTCCTGCCGGAAGGACTCGGTCAGGCGATACGGGAGACCGCCAGTGCCATCGCCGCGCTCCTGGACGGCGCGACGGACATGAGCGTTCCTGTACCGGGGTTGGAGTGGACCGTCGGCGAGACGGCCGCCCACCTGGCGCTGGCCAACGGCCTGATGGCCGGTCTCGCGTCCGGCCAGGAGCGCCCCTACGGAGACGGCACGCCGCACGGTCTCGCGGCGGCCAACGCGCAGAGTCTCGTCGAGTTCCCCGAGCGCACGGCGAAGCCGCTGGCCGCGATGATCGTGGAGCAGGCCGACGTATTCCTGGACGCGGTGGACCGAGCCGTCGCGGACGGGACCGCGGGCCGGACGCTCGCGACCCCGCTCGGTCCGATGGACCAGGACATTCTCGCCTCGTACCTGCTGACCCACATGCTGGGCCACGGTTACGATCTCGCCCGCGGGCTGCATCGGCCGCACATGATCAACGAGATCCGGGTCGGGTTGTGCCTGCCGTTCCTGAAGACAGCGATGCCGCGCGTCACCGCCTCCTCCACGCTGACGGCCCGTTACACCGTGCGCGTCCGGGGCGGCGCGCCATTCGGCGTCACGTTCACCGACGGCACGGTCGAGGTACTTCCTGACCCGCCGGAGCGTTCGGACTGCACCATCCTCACCGAGCCGGTCGCCTTCCTCCTCATCGCGCTGGGACGTCTGGGCCCGTGGCAGGCCATGGCACGCGGAGCGGTGCTCGCCTGGGGCCGCAAACCCTGGCTCGCCCCCCGCTTTCCCACGCTGTTCGTCGCACCCTGA
- a CDS encoding DUF5988 family protein, with translation MHQPNAILKGGPTFQLTDEDRIRFIADTTTKVKILKGNRYEHFEPTHTTITNNNQQLHVYTWTGYTYVAE, from the coding sequence ATGCATCAACCCAACGCCATACTCAAAGGCGGACCCACCTTCCAACTCACCGACGAAGACCGCATCCGCTTCATTGCCGACACCACCACCAAAGTCAAAATACTCAAAGGCAACCGCTACGAACACTTCGAACCCACACACACCACCATCACCAACAACAACCAACAACTCCACGTCTACACCTGGACCGGCTACACCTACGTCGCCGAATAA
- a CDS encoding PH domain-containing protein — MLAVVDCLVPDGLWGLFRNTARMSTPEAQLPPTTARPATTDRIFRSPVGIATGAVLLVVFLWLGISTVVSAERRHALESAGRDAAGHSPVDRLHHAAGSLRRRPPVALRNPFRTITLPWGTVSGLRAGHSNEVFGQTGAKYQLWAVPVSVRGVRQAGYEQLRMVESSLVAGGQPLNRRGLFDAGRPDAPSAETERLRPRSGRTTDSLRALQEAGATTKKGQAGQRCAGHTKSSSRRPSGGYC; from the coding sequence GTGCTGGCGGTGGTGGACTGTCTGGTGCCGGACGGTTTGTGGGGGTTGTTCCGGAACACTGCACGCATGTCGACACCCGAGGCGCAGTTACCGCCGACCACCGCGCGGCCCGCCACCACCGACCGGATCTTCCGGTCGCCCGTCGGCATCGCCACAGGGGCAGTACTGCTTGTTGTCTTCCTGTGGCTCGGCATCAGCACAGTCGTCAGCGCCGAAAGGCGGCACGCCCTGGAGAGCGCTGGCAGGGATGCTGCTGGTCATTCCCCTGTTGATCGCCTTCACCATGCGGCCGGCAGTCTTCGCCGACGACCACCGGTTGCGCTTCGCAACCCGTTTCGCACCATCACCCTGCCCTGGGGCACCGTCTCCGGCCTGCGGGCAGGTCACTCCAACGAGGTCTTCGGCCAGACCGGCGCCAAGTACCAGTTGTGGGCCGTCCCGGTCTCCGTGCGTGGCGTCAGACAAGCCGGCTACGAGCAGCTGAGGATGGTGGAGTCCTCGCTGGTTGCGGGTGGCCAGCCCCTTAACCGCCGAGGGCTGTTCGACGCGGGACGGCCCGATGCGCCAAGCGCGGAGACGGAACGCCTACGGCCGCGGTCCGGCAGAACCACCGACAGTTTGCGTGCCCTCCAGGAGGCAGGCGCCACGACCAAGAAGGGTCAGGCCGGCCAGAGGTGCGCTGGGCATACGAAATCATCGTCCCGGCGGCCGTCGGGTGGGTACTGCTGA
- the ltrA gene encoding group II intron reverse transcriptase/maturase codes for MNTDELEWALMKAERRVLEIQTKLHRWAADDSHRRFDDLFNLVADPAFLLVAWDRVRGNKGARTAGVDGKTARSIEAGQGVEAFLDKLRTQLRDRSFHPVPVRERMIPKANGKLRRLGIPTVADRVVQASLKLVLEPVFEADFLPCSYGFRPNRRAHDAIAETRYLASHGYEWVVEGDITACFDEIAHPALMERVRNRIGDKRVLSLVKAFLKSGILSRDGAFTDTRTGTPQGGILSPLLANIALSVLDEHIAQGLGGPDGTSEDRRRRRRRGLPNYRLVRYADDFLVLVFGRRDHAEELRDEVAEALKPMGLRLSVEKTKITHIDEGLDFLGWRIQRHRKLGTDRQYIYTYPARKSVRSVTGKVKELTGRQNVGLSLESLLHRLNSVLRGWCAYFRPGVSNVAFCYLSHYAWMRVTRWIRRKHPGITWKQLRRRYYGGGWWPVTKEAELFNPAKVSTTRYRYRGKLIPAPWPTTA; via the coding sequence GTGAATACCGACGAGCTGGAATGGGCCTTGATGAAGGCCGAACGCCGGGTACTGGAGATCCAGACCAAGCTGCACCGTTGGGCTGCCGATGATTCTCATCGCAGGTTCGACGACCTGTTCAACCTCGTGGCCGACCCTGCCTTCCTGTTGGTGGCGTGGGACCGTGTCCGGGGAAACAAGGGTGCCCGCACGGCCGGAGTAGACGGGAAGACCGCCCGCTCCATCGAAGCCGGGCAGGGAGTCGAGGCGTTTCTCGACAAGCTGCGGACCCAGCTCAGAGACCGCAGCTTCCATCCGGTTCCTGTCCGCGAGCGGATGATTCCCAAGGCGAACGGCAAGCTTCGTCGTCTCGGGATTCCGACCGTGGCGGACCGAGTGGTCCAGGCGTCCTTGAAACTGGTGCTGGAGCCGGTATTCGAAGCGGATTTCCTCCCGTGTTCCTATGGGTTCCGCCCGAACCGCCGAGCTCACGATGCGATCGCCGAGACTCGCTACCTCGCCAGCCACGGATACGAGTGGGTGGTGGAGGGCGACATCACGGCGTGCTTCGACGAGATCGCGCACCCGGCCCTCATGGAGCGGGTGCGGAATCGAATCGGGGACAAACGGGTGTTGTCCTTGGTGAAGGCGTTCTTGAAGTCTGGGATCCTGTCCCGTGACGGAGCCTTCACGGACACACGCACCGGGACCCCGCAGGGCGGGATCCTGTCGCCGCTGCTGGCCAACATCGCACTCTCGGTCCTGGACGAGCACATCGCCCAGGGCCTCGGAGGCCCAGATGGCACCTCCGAGGATCGGCGCAGGAGACGGCGCCGAGGATTGCCCAACTACCGGCTGGTCCGGTATGCGGACGACTTCCTCGTACTCGTCTTCGGGCGCCGAGATCATGCCGAGGAACTACGCGACGAGGTCGCAGAGGCATTGAAGCCAATGGGCCTTCGCCTGTCGGTGGAGAAGACAAAGATCACGCACATTGACGAGGGCCTTGATTTTCTCGGATGGCGCATCCAGCGTCACCGGAAACTTGGCACTGATCGGCAGTACATCTACACCTACCCGGCACGGAAATCAGTACGTTCCGTCACGGGCAAGGTGAAGGAACTGACCGGACGGCAGAACGTCGGCTTGTCGCTGGAGTCCTTGCTCCACCGACTGAACTCGGTGTTGCGAGGATGGTGCGCGTATTTCCGCCCCGGAGTTTCGAACGTCGCTTTCTGTTACCTCAGCCACTACGCGTGGATGAGGGTGACACGATGGATCCGACGCAAGCACCCCGGGATCACTTGGAAACAGCTCCGTCGACGCTATTACGGCGGCGGCTGGTGGCCCGTCACAAAGGAAGCGGAACTGTTCAACCCGGCAAAGGTAAGCACGACCAGATACCGATACCGGGGAAAACTCATTCCGGCTCCGTGGCCCACTACGGCATGA
- a CDS encoding ABC transporter permease, giving the protein MGFHAFQEGRPVRRRFWAEIALGALSGLLFLVTLIWRDWIETLFGVEPDAGNGAVEWLIVAVTALVTVLCALGARTEWRRTHPAAAHASR; this is encoded by the coding sequence ATGGGCTTCCATGCCTTCCAGGAGGGGCGGCCGGTCCGCAGGCGTTTCTGGGCGGAGATCGCCCTGGGAGCCCTCTCCGGACTGCTCTTCCTCGTCACGCTCATCTGGCGCGACTGGATCGAAACACTCTTCGGCGTCGAGCCCGACGCCGGGAACGGAGCCGTCGAGTGGCTCATCGTGGCCGTCACGGCCCTGGTCACCGTCTTGTGCGCACTCGGCGCCCGGACGGAGTGGCGGCGAACCCACCCGGCCGCGGCGCACGCCTCGCGGTAG
- a CDS encoding M14 family metallopeptidase, whose protein sequence is MPYLNVTEVESAVTSLAAVYPAAELTELPEPSVEGRTAHALRIGTGGRDVNDAVVLIGGVHAREWGSCEILVSLAADLLEAHRDGTGLTYGGTAFTPAQVRGILEGLDVVVFPLVNPDGRHYSQTVDPLWRKNRNPALSGGDPAGVGVDINRNYDFLFDFGTAFHPAAPVRVSTDPAHPQQVYQGPSPFSEPETRNVRWLLDRFPRTRWFVDLHSYSEDMLFVWGDDDNQSLDPSRNFQNPDFDHKRGLADDLLYGEFVPKADADDSVVLAEQFSRGAKGVRGKDYTPMPGFDLYPTCGTSDDYAYARHLMESGKGKVLAFTVEWGKSFHPPWPEMERIILDVDAGLLQFCLTAVT, encoded by the coding sequence ATGCCGTATCTGAACGTCACCGAGGTCGAGTCGGCCGTGACCAGTCTGGCCGCTGTCTACCCGGCCGCAGAACTCACCGAACTCCCCGAGCCCTCCGTCGAAGGCCGGACCGCGCACGCCCTGAGGATCGGTACGGGAGGCCGGGACGTCAACGACGCCGTCGTGCTGATCGGCGGCGTGCACGCCCGCGAATGGGGCAGCTGCGAGATCCTGGTCAGCCTTGCGGCCGACCTCCTGGAGGCCCACCGCGACGGCACCGGACTCACCTACGGCGGCACCGCCTTCACACCCGCCCAGGTGCGCGGCATCCTCGAGGGGCTCGACGTCGTCGTCTTCCCGTTGGTCAATCCCGACGGCCGGCACTACAGCCAGACCGTCGACCCCCTGTGGCGAAAGAACCGCAACCCTGCGCTGTCCGGCGGCGACCCGGCAGGAGTCGGCGTCGACATCAACCGCAACTACGACTTCCTCTTCGACTTCGGGACCGCGTTCCACCCGGCCGCTCCGGTGCGGGTCTCGACCGACCCGGCACACCCCCAGCAGGTGTACCAGGGCCCCAGCCCTTTCTCGGAACCCGAGACCCGCAACGTCCGCTGGCTGCTCGACCGGTTCCCGCGCACCCGCTGGTTCGTCGACCTGCACAGCTACTCCGAGGACATGCTCTTCGTCTGGGGCGACGACGACAACCAGTCCCTCGACCCGAGCCGGAACTTCCAGAACCCGGACTTCGACCACAAGCGCGGACTGGCCGACGACCTGCTGTACGGGGAGTTCGTGCCCAAGGCCGACGCCGACGACTCCGTCGTCCTCGCGGAACAGTTCAGCCGGGGCGCGAAGGGCGTACGCGGCAAGGACTACACCCCGATGCCCGGCTTCGACCTGTATCCGACCTGCGGAACCAGCGACGACTACGCCTACGCGCGCCATCTCATGGAGTCGGGCAAGGGCAAGGTCCTGGCCTTCACGGTGGAATGGGGCAAGAGCTTCCACCCGCCGTGGCCCGAGATGGAGCGCATCATCCTCGATGTCGACGCCGGCCTGCTGCAGTTCTGCCTGACCGCTGTCACCTAG
- a CDS encoding asparagine synthase-related protein, with product MCSLLSGGLDSSAVTALAAKALKDQGAPARPVLLGRFRRRS from the coding sequence CTGTGCAGCCTGCTGTCCGGGGGCCTGGACTCCTCGGCCGTCACCGCCCTGGCCGCCAAGGCGCTCAAGGACCAGGGCGCGCCGGCCCGTCCGGTCCTTCTCGGCCGGTTTCGTCGGCGCAGTTGA